One window from the genome of Pyrus communis chromosome 16, drPyrComm1.1, whole genome shotgun sequence encodes:
- the LOC137721121 gene encoding uncharacterized protein has protein sequence MLRGIDEHVLKIIWQKFEPVRYTESENSFIIQKDKPLDKMVYIVDGFVYIKEGSSSRRGASAGAGELCGEELLRWPFSSFFLPRKPLLATESVMATGVVEALALNASDLQSIYMQSYILEKEKPRHRRMMKDEIELNIDGLIHKNEILKRLNHDVKWRIMKNVEENFYQDDLYWDLLNWDHLVSHLPRDFQDEIESCLPVTKLEKVPMLRGIDEDVLKIICQKLEPMRYTENSFIIQKGEQLDKMVYIVDGFVSIEERSSNYSRRGARELFGEELLRLPFSTDFPFTRPLATESVKAIGVVEAIALYAQDLRSIYRKLDIFEKEKPRHKRMMKEEIERNIDGLIRRNGIPEKLNQDVKSRMMKNVEENFQQVDLYWDLLDWDHLVSGLPLDFQKEIISYMPLTKLKQVLAFQNMDYKVLKEICNHLQPMKYNRTDNIIEKGDPIQMLLIVEGRIGQEGWVKNAGEIYGEELLAWPFSTSFPDKVPAAAKSPSVITDVVEALVLTASDMESVATKFRKHFIKNYGKFVRKSEFDLFIDYYYEGAIKEATRNYTCLNNPNEEGFGTVYHTELDGRAVAIKTCNSAAGDPFIQSQRLVHEAFVLLHISHENVERLLGCCLETRWPIMVYDSSNALTLVEHFHKNKLKLSLESRTKIAVETAGALAHVHSRSVIHRDVKTTNILIDRTTHTVKVTGFGASRLLDEDEGEMEDEVSTLPGTSRHLDLEYLKSRDVYSFGVVLVELLTRQEAISSDGSETFLANDFLCSVQEDHLGQILDGEINTDKFSFEMAKKVSVLAVTCLRSRGKERPSMEKVAEELEGLVQTIRNRVEHSTVDDNVSSASRTSE, from the exons ATGCTTCGAGGGATAGATGAACATGTGTTGAAAATAATCTGGCAGAAATTCGAGCCTGTGAGGTATACTGAGAGTGAGAACAGCTTTATTATTCAAAAGGATAAACCACTTGACAAGATGGTCTACATTGTAGACGGATTTGTATACATTAAAGAGGGATCTTCTTCGAGACGAGGTGCAAGTGCAGGTGCAGGAGAATTATGTGGAGAAGAACTTCTACGTTGGCCATTCTCCTCTTTCTTCCTTCCTAGAAAACCGTTGTTGGCAACTGAATCTGTCATGGCAACTGGTGTTGTTGAAGCCCTTGCTCTCAATGCATCGGACTTGCAAAGT ATATACATGCAATCATACATTTTAGAAAAAGAGAAGCCTAGACACAGAAGAATGATGAAAGATGAGATTGAGCTAAATATAGATGGATTGATACATAAGAATGAGATTCTTAAAAGGTTGAATCATGATGTAAAGTGGCGGATCATGAAAAATGTAGAAGAAAATTTTTATCAAGATGATCTTTATTGGGATTTGCTCAATTGGGATCATCTCGTTTCTCATCTTCCCAGGGATTTTCAAGATGAGATCGAAAGCTGCTTGCCAGTGACTAAGTTGGAGAAG GTGCCAATGCTTCGAGGGATAGATGAAGATGTGTTGAAAATAATCTGTCAGAAACTCGAGCCTATGAGGTATACTGAGAACAGCTTTATTATTCAAAAGGGTGAACAACTGGACAAGATGGTCTACATTGTGGACGGATTTGTATCCATTGAAGAGAGATCTTCTAATTATTCGAGACGAGGTGCAAGGGAATTATTTGGAGAAGAACTTCTACGTTTGCCATTCTCCACTGACTTCCCTTTCACAAGACCGTTGGCAACTGAATCTGTCAAGGCAATTGGTGTTGTTGAAGCTATTGCTCTCTACGCACAGGACTTGCGAAGT ATATACCGCAAATTAGACATTTTTGAAAAAGAGAAGCCTAGACACAAAAGAATGATGAAGGAGGAGATTGAGCGAAATATAGATGGATTGATACGTAGAAATGGGATTCCTGAAAAGTTGAATCAAGATGTAAAGTCGCGGATGATGAAAAATgtagaagaaaattttcaacaaGTTGATCTTTATTGGGATTTGCTCGATTGGGATCATCTCGTTTCTGGTCTTCCCTTGGATTTTCAAAAAGAGATCATAAGTTACATGCCATTGACAAAGTTGAAGCAG GTGCTAGCATTCCAAAACATGGATTATAAAGTTCTGAAAGAAATTTGTAACCACCTTCAGCCCATGAAGTATAATCGTACCGATAACATTATTGAAAAGGGTGATCCAATTCAAATGTTGTTGATTGTGGAAGGAAGAATAGGCCAAGAAGGTTGGGTAAAAAATGCAGGAGAAATCTACGGAGAAGAACTTCTAGCTTGGCCATTCTCGACCTCTTTTCCTGATAAAGTACCTGCAGCAGCTAAGTCTCCTTCTGTAATTACGGATGTTGTTGAAGCCCTTGTTCTGACAGCCAGTGACATGGAGAGTGTAGCCACTAAATTCCGGAagcatttcataaaaaattacgGCAAATTCGTACGAAAATCGGAATTCGACCTTTTTATTGACTATTATTATGAAGGGGCCATTAAGGAGGCCACAAGAAACTACACTTGTTTGAACAATCCAAATGAAGAAGGCTTTGGAACAGTTTACCACACAGAATTAGATGGAAGAGCTGTCGCCATAAAAACGTGCAACAGTGCTGCTGGTGACCCGTTCATCCAGAGTCAACGTCTTGTTCATGAGGCATTTGTTCTTTTACATATCAGTCACGAAAATGTGGAGAGGCTGTTAGGTTGTTGTTTAGAGACCAGATGGCCTATAATGGTTTACGACAGCAGCAATGCTTTGACTCTTGTTGAGCACTTTcacaaaaacaaattgaaactcTCGTTGGAATCACGAACGAAGATAGCAGTGGAAACTGCAGGAGCTCTAGCACATGTGCACTCCAGGTCAGTCATACACCGAGATGTGAAGACAACGAATATATTAATAGATCGTACAACTCACACTGTAAAAGTTACCGGTTTTGGAGCTTCACGATTGCTTGATGAAGATGAAGGTGAAATGGAAGATGAAGTATCAACTTTGCCTGGGACATCCAGACACTTGGACCTTGAGTATCTTAAATCACGCGACGTCTATAGCTTTGGAGTTGTCCTAGTGGAGCTACTAACGCGTCAAGAGGCAATTTCTTCTGACGGGTCTGAGACATTCCTAGCAAACGACTTTCTTTGTTCAGTGCAAGAGGATCACTTGGGCCAAATTCTCGATGGTGAAATAAACACAGACAAGTTTAGTTTTGAGATGGCCAAAAAAGTGAGCGTGCTTGCCGTGACATGTTTGAGGTCAAGGGGGAAGGAAAGGCCTTCAATGGAAAAAGTAGCTGAGGAGCTTGAGGGACTAGTGCAAACTATTAGAAACAGGGTAGAGCATTCTACGGTGGACGATAATGTATCTTCGGCCTCTAGAACTTCCGAGTGA
- the LOC137721122 gene encoding fructose-bisphosphate aldolase-lysine N-methyltransferase, chloroplastic-like yields the protein MLLGARKIRWRLRRQHLSLSYTPSIKLNFHSLSQPMVDESDDFLPWLERKAGAEISSALSIGKSAYGTSLFASKSITAGDCVLKVPYSVQLTPDNLVPELKDMLSDGVGDAAKLATVVLFEQRMGNDSGWAPYIRWLPRPEEMHCTIFWSDDELELIRQSSVYQETINQRSQIKKEFLAIRMALKNFPEMSKSITFMDFMHVYALVTSRAWGSMKGYSLIPFADFLNHDGTSESIVLSDNDKHISEVIADRNYAPGEQVLIRYGKFSNATLLLDFGFTLSYNVHDQVQVQVNIPHHDVLREMKWELLKRHHRPISNDVNGFDSSMDSFTIKEVRSGSGKGKGIPQSLRAFARVLCCASPQELNDLAKEAAEHDGRLARRPLTSSIREIEAHQMLLSKLTQLAEDCDASIKSLGHVSSPVTCERHSIRRQMAQDLLNGELHILKTASAWLRNYCDTLTTTDCHR from the exons ATGCTACTGGGAGCGCGAAAAATCCGATGGCGTCTCCGCCGTCAACATCTCAGCCTCTCCTACACTCCAAGTATCAAGCTCAACTTCCACTCCTTGTCCCAACCCATG GTCGACGAATCCGACGACTTCTTGCCGTGGCTGGAGCGGAAGGCCGGCGCCGAGATTTCGTCGGCACTTTCAATTGGGAAATCGGCGTACGGAACGTCTCTGTTTGCTTCAAAGAGCATAACAGCTGGAGATTGCGTTTTGAAGGTTCCGTACAGCGTG cAACTAACTCCGGATAATCTCGTTCCAGAACTGAAAGATATGTTGAGTGATGGAGTTGGCGATGCTGCAAAGCTTGCCACTGTCGTTTTGTTTGAGCAGAGAATGGGCAAT GATTCCGGGTGGGCCCCTTACATTCGCTGGCTTCCTCGCCCGGAGGAGATGCATTGCACG ATATTTTGGAGTGACGATGAGCTGGAGCTGATTCGCCAAAGCTCTGTATATCAGGAAACAATTAATCAAAGATCTCAAATCAAAAAGGAATTTTTGGCAATTAGGATG GCTCTCAAGAACTTCCCTGAAATGTCCAAAAGTATCACCTTTATGGATTTCATGCACGTATATGCTTTAG TTACTTCTCGAGCATGGGGAAGCATGAagggttattccctg ATCCCATTTGCTGATTTTTTGAATCATGACGGCACTTCAGAATCAATAGTGTTGAGTGACAACGACAAACATATCTCagag GTCATTGCTGACCGCAATTATGCTCCTGGTGAACAG GTACTGATAAGatatggaaaattttcaaatgctaCCCTGCTTCTTGACTTTGGGTTTACACTTTCATACAATGTCCACGACCAG GTCCAGGTCCAGGTCAATATACCTCACCATGACGTCCTTCGTGAAATGAAGtgggaacttttgaagagacATCACAGACCAATCAGTAATGATGTCAATGGTTTCGACTCTTCAATGGATTCTTTCACTATCAA GGAAGTTAGGTCTGGTAGTGGAAAGGGGAAAGGAATTCCTCAGTCACTTCGTGCTTTTGCTCGTGTTCTATGTTGCGCCTCTCCTCAAG AACTTAATGACCTGGCCAAAGAAGCTGCAGAACATGATGGTCGATTGGCTCGACGTCCTTTAACAAGCAGCATCAGAGAGATTGAAGCACATCAGATGTTGTTATCAAAATTAACCCAATTAGCTGAGGATTGTGATGCATCTATCAAG TCTTTGGGACACGTAAGTTCTCCAGTTACATGCGAAAGACATTCTATCCGGAGGCAAATGGCTCAGGATCTCCTCAATGGTGAACTTCATATCCTCAAAACTGCTTCTGCGTGGCTAAGAAACTACTGCGACACTTTGACTACAACAGACTGCCATAGATGA